A genomic segment from Nicotiana sylvestris chromosome 1, ASM39365v2, whole genome shotgun sequence encodes:
- the LOC138874572 gene encoding uncharacterized protein, whose product MVDFDVILGMDWLSPCHAILDWHIKTVMLAMPGFPRIEWRGLLDYVSGRVISFLKAQRMVGKGCLAYLAFVRDVSAETPTIDSVSMVRYFPDMFHADLHLAHFYSTVSYGTGKVKGIEGAPQELLDKGFNSPSVLAWGEPVLFVKKKDYTMRMWIPYRQLNKVTIKNKYPLPCIDDLFDKL is encoded by the exons atggttgactttgatgtgatattgggcatggattggttgtctccatgtcatgctattctggactggcACATTAAGacagtgatgttggctatgccgggatttccacggattgagtggcgaggtttgttGGATTATGTCTCAGGTAGAgtgatttctttcttgaaagcccagcggatggttgggaagggttgtcttgcttatttggcctttgtgagggacgtCAGTGCGGAGACTCCAACTATTGATTCAGTTTCGATGGTGAGATATTTTCCAGATATGTTTCATGCAGACCT gcacttagcccatttctattccactgtatcatatggcaccggaaaagttaaaggaattgaaggagcacctcaggaactccttgataaggggtttaatAGTCCTAGTGTGTTAGCTTGGGGTgaaccagttctatttgtgaagaagaaggattaCACCATGAGAATGTGGATTCcttacaggcaattgaacaaagtcacaatcaaaaacaAGTATCCcctgccttgtattgatgatttatttgacaaGCTTTAG